The following proteins are co-located in the Acinetobacter sp. NCu2D-2 genome:
- a CDS encoding PglL family O-oligosaccharyltransferase produces MKTVLALIAAFLISLAWLSPVHYRPWVTYTGELYAFIALIALAAICFKDKLTIPKVSLPLIALATVPIFKYFLDQVFFSSIALMGCLYILSFWLALILGRQLSAEQYSREQTFTYLSQTFAISGVLTGLIALCQWSNLDAIIPGVMNISGTTRPFANFAQPNNMATFLLMALMATLYLYEKNKLRTVWLVPAALIMIMGLALSQSRTAWVAAIAIVCYLSFYQYKSVIRLKWFYSLLWLGLFIGFIWLFPILSQLAVQAMDAEVIRSRSVVSRATGDMSRLAIWQQMIAAIEARPWFGYGWYQTSTAFTSISETVQGPVWVRSAHNFILDFILWNGVIVGVPFLAYFGYLAYRLQKWVNSPESVIGILMIGAFITHTMFEFPQNYAYFLLPVGFIIGTILAQEKDLKVITLNAIWSKLIVVIAIILTCVIVRDYDVAVAKIGESMRYEKQPEKIQNQQPIYLLSELNHRIEWICLNPLSKVDPSIIQEGEHLVLSYPTRYNLMKYAKLLAYNGYEQEAYHQLLRLKLIQKVDLSYEELLEMIAE; encoded by the coding sequence ATGAAAACTGTCCTTGCACTTATAGCTGCATTCCTTATCTCTCTTGCATGGCTTAGCCCAGTACATTACCGTCCGTGGGTGACTTATACGGGCGAGCTCTATGCATTTATTGCCTTAATTGCGCTTGCCGCAATATGCTTTAAAGATAAATTGACTATTCCAAAAGTGAGTTTACCTTTAATTGCTCTCGCAACTGTTCCTATCTTTAAATATTTTCTAGATCAGGTCTTTTTCTCAAGTATCGCTCTAATGGGATGTTTGTATATTTTGAGTTTTTGGTTAGCGCTGATACTTGGTCGACAGTTGTCTGCTGAGCAATATTCTCGAGAGCAAACCTTTACTTATTTAAGTCAAACCTTTGCTATTTCAGGTGTTCTGACAGGCCTAATTGCGCTATGCCAATGGTCAAATCTAGATGCAATTATCCCTGGTGTTATGAATATCAGTGGCACAACACGCCCATTTGCCAATTTTGCCCAGCCAAATAACATGGCGACATTTTTGCTCATGGCATTAATGGCAACACTATATCTGTATGAGAAAAATAAACTCAGAACAGTTTGGTTAGTTCCCGCGGCACTTATTATGATAATGGGCTTAGCCTTAAGCCAGTCACGTACTGCATGGGTCGCGGCAATCGCAATCGTTTGTTATTTAAGTTTCTATCAATATAAAAGTGTTATTCGCCTTAAATGGTTCTATAGCCTGTTATGGTTAGGTTTATTTATTGGCTTTATCTGGTTATTCCCAATACTCAGTCAGCTTGCAGTTCAAGCCATGGATGCCGAAGTTATCCGTAGCCGCAGTGTAGTGTCTCGTGCAACAGGGGATATGTCGCGTCTTGCAATTTGGCAACAAATGATCGCTGCAATTGAAGCACGTCCTTGGTTTGGTTATGGTTGGTATCAAACTAGTACAGCATTCACGTCGATTTCAGAAACGGTTCAAGGACCAGTTTGGGTACGTAGTGCACATAATTTTATTCTCGACTTTATTTTATGGAATGGTGTGATCGTTGGTGTGCCATTCTTGGCTTATTTTGGTTATCTGGCATATCGCTTACAAAAATGGGTAAACAGTCCTGAATCAGTCATCGGTATTTTGATGATTGGCGCTTTCATTACCCATACGATGTTTGAATTCCCTCAGAACTATGCTTATTTCCTTTTACCTGTAGGCTTTATTATTGGGACGATTCTCGCGCAAGAAAAAGATTTAAAAGTCATTACGCTAAATGCAATTTGGTCAAAGCTTATAGTGGTTATAGCGATCATTTTAACCTGTGTCATTGTTCGCGATTATGATGTCGCTGTAGCGAAGATAGGTGAATCTATGCGCTATGAAAAGCAGCCTGAGAAAATTCAAAATCAACAGCCAATTTATTTATTGAGTGAATTAAATCATCGTATTGAATGGATTTGTTTGAATCCACTAAGCAAAGTTGATCCATCAATCATTCAAGAGGGTGAGCATTTAGTTTTAAGCTATCCAACTCGTTACAACTTAATGAAGTATGCAAAACTACTTGCTTATAATGGCTATGAGCAAGAAGCATATCATCAGTTACTTCGTTTGAAATTGATTCAAAAAGTTGATTTGAGTTATGAAGAGTTACTTGAAATGATTGCTGAGTAA
- a CDS encoding IS3 family transposase (programmed frameshift): protein MARRPRRNHSNDFKAKVALAAIKAEKTLAELSSEFDVHQNQIIDWKNQLISASSQAFDQSKAPSEPPIDLKKLHAKIGEQALEIGFFRRCVEETGPLQPQKLIDHSLQISVSKQAKLLKVSRGCYYYRPKPVSSSDLKLMRCIDELHMQYPFAGSRMMRDLLNRQGHHIGRRHTRTLMKKMGIQALYCKPNLSQANQAHRKYPYLLKGLAILRSNQVWSTDITYIPMAKGFVYLCAVIDWHSRKVLAHRVSISMEVDFCISALNEAIEKYGSPEIFNTDQGSQFTSDAFIDVLKSNGIQISMDGKGRWIDNVMVERLWRSVKYEEVYLKAYSSVTDAKKQLSAYFEFYNLKRPHSSLDKLTPNEFYYDQLPQQNKVA from the exons ATGGCACGTAGACCAAGAAGAAATCATTCAAACGACTTTAAAGCTAAGGTAGCACTTGCTGCGATCAAAGCAGAAAAAACACTTGCTGAATTGAGTTCTGAGTTTGATGTTCATCAAAACCAAATTATTGACTGGAAAAATCAATTGATCTCAGCTTCCTCGCAAGCTTTCGATCAATCAAAAGCTCCATCAGAACCCCCCATTGATCTTAAAAAGTTACATGCAAAAATCGGTGAGCAGGCATTAGAAATTG GATTTTTTAGAAGGTGTGTTGAAGAAACTGGGCCGCTTCAACCACAAAAGTTAATCGATCACTCACTTCAGATTTCAGTATCTAAACAGGCTAAGTTACTGAAAGTCTCTCGTGGTTGTTATTATTATCGCCCAAAACCTGTTAGCTCATCAGATCTGAAGCTGATGCGATGTATTGATGAATTACATATGCAATATCCTTTTGCAGGCAGTCGTATGATGCGTGATTTGTTGAATCGTCAAGGGCATCATATAGGACGACGTCATACACGTACTTTAATGAAGAAAATGGGTATTCAGGCGTTATATTGCAAACCAAATTTAAGCCAGGCTAATCAAGCTCACCGTAAATATCCATATCTGCTCAAAGGGTTGGCTATTCTGCGCAGTAATCAAGTGTGGTCTACGGATATAACGTATATCCCTATGGCAAAAGGCTTTGTTTATTTATGTGCTGTGATTGATTGGCATAGCCGCAAGGTACTTGCGCATAGGGTATCGATTAGTATGGAGGTGGATTTTTGTATTTCGGCTTTAAATGAAGCAATTGAAAAATATGGATCACCTGAAATATTTAATACAGACCAAGGCAGTCAGTTCACCAGTGATGCATTTATTGATGTATTGAAATCAAATGGCATTCAAATCAGTATGGATGGTAAAGGTCGATGGATTGATAATGTGATGGTTGAACGATTATGGCGGAGCGTTAAATATGAAGAGGTGTATCTCAAAGCTTATAGCAGTGTCACAGATGCGAAAAAGCAATTGAGTGCATATTTTGAGTTTTATAATTTGAAACGACCTCATTCGAGTCTAGACAAATTGACACCAAATGAGTTTTACTATGATCAGCTACCCCAACAAAACAAGGTGGCTTAA
- the tfpZ gene encoding TfpX/TfpZ family type IV pilin accessory protein — MSKRLRFFVGHLVVSLCIALVVLSLVYGLWYPAPFAMAVGVTPIFLMLLATDVVLGPLLGFVVYKKAKKSLKFDLSIIILIQISALSFGIYNIAQARPAWIVFNTDRFELIRNTDLILSEKKPETAFSHVGWFGPKWAAVKVASDVEQKNEDLFVEALGGISIAQRPERYFALKDIRQDMVYRAQDLHKLEAFNESIHVKSFLQKYSQANAWLPLKANAVDMVVRGGPTCLNN; from the coding sequence ATGTCTAAACGGTTACGGTTTTTTGTGGGGCATTTGGTTGTCTCCTTGTGTATTGCTCTCGTTGTACTCAGTCTCGTATATGGGCTATGGTATCCAGCACCCTTTGCAATGGCTGTGGGCGTGACACCTATCTTTCTGATGTTATTAGCGACTGACGTGGTTTTGGGTCCTTTGCTGGGTTTTGTAGTTTATAAAAAAGCAAAAAAATCACTCAAATTTGACCTAAGCATTATTATTTTGATTCAAATATCAGCACTTAGTTTTGGTATCTATAATATTGCACAGGCACGTCCAGCATGGATTGTATTCAATACAGACCGTTTTGAATTGATTCGTAATACTGATCTTATTTTATCAGAAAAAAAACCTGAAACAGCATTTTCACATGTTGGTTGGTTTGGGCCAAAGTGGGCTGCAGTCAAAGTTGCTTCCGATGTAGAGCAAAAGAATGAAGATTTATTTGTGGAAGCACTCGGAGGGATTTCAATTGCACAACGTCCTGAACGTTACTTTGCATTAAAAGATATTCGACAAGATATGGTGTATCGTGCTCAAGATCTTCACAAGTTAGAGGCATTTAACGAATCAATTCATGTTAAATCATTTCTGCAAAAATATTCTCAGGCAAATGCGTGGTTACCATTGAAAGCTAATGCTGTTGATATGGTAGTCAGAGGTGGTCCCACTTGTTTGAACAACTAA
- a CDS encoding IS3 family transposase (programmed frameshift): MKTSKFTDSQIMSILKQAESGTPVATLCREHGMSNATFYKWRAKYGGMDTSLMARLKELEAENTRLKKMYAEERLKAEIIQEAMGKKVVKPSCRRKMAQQAVAQHAISIRLACKAFGISETCYRYQAKLSDDNALIAEQLIELTEENSDWGFGLCFSYLRHVESCCWNHKRVYRIYCELALNLRIKPRRRLKRHAPEPLKEPIRENQVWSLDFMHDQLSDGRKFRLLNVIDDYRREGLAIEAGFSLPTIRVIRTLNQLLEWREKPLVIRCDNGPEFISHEFVRWATEHGIRIEYIQPGKPQQNAYIERYNRTIRYSWLSKHLFDTLDEVQDYATNWLWHYNHERPHQANKGKPPLMAA; encoded by the exons ATGAAAACATCTAAATTTACTGACAGTCAGATCATGTCCATCTTGAAACAGGCAGAATCTGGCACACCTGTAGCGACCCTTTGCCGTGAACACGGCATGAGTAATGCTACCTTTTATAAATGGCGTGCCAAATATGGTGGTATGGATACATCATTAATGGCTCGACTGAAAGAGCTAGAAGCCGAAAATACCAGACTTAAAAAGATGTATGCGGAAGAGCGATTAAAGGCCGAAATCATCCAGGAAGCGATGG GTAAAAAAGTGGTAAAGCCATCTTGCCGGCGTAAGATGGCACAACAGGCAGTTGCCCAGCATGCCATTAGTATTCGTTTGGCTTGTAAAGCATTTGGCATTAGTGAAACCTGCTACCGCTATCAAGCCAAACTCAGCGATGACAATGCACTCATTGCTGAACAGCTCATTGAACTCACTGAGGAAAATTCCGACTGGGGCTTTGGTTTGTGCTTCTCGTATTTACGGCATGTTGAGAGTTGCTGCTGGAATCACAAGCGGGTTTACCGCATTTACTGTGAGTTGGCACTGAATCTGCGTATTAAACCGAGAAGAAGACTAAAACGGCATGCGCCTGAACCATTGAAAGAACCAATCCGAGAAAATCAGGTTTGGTCATTAGATTTTATGCATGATCAGCTTTCCGATGGTCGCAAGTTTCGATTATTGAATGTGATTGATGATTACCGCCGCGAAGGCCTAGCCATTGAAGCAGGGTTCTCATTGCCCACAATCAGGGTTATTCGTACGTTGAATCAATTGCTGGAGTGGAGAGAAAAACCGTTAGTGATCCGATGCGATAATGGTCCCGAATTTATCAGTCACGAATTTGTGCGCTGGGCTACTGAGCACGGTATTCGTATTGAATATATTCAACCGGGTAAGCCACAGCAGAATGCGTATATTGAACGCTATAATCGGACCATACGTTATAGTTGGCTGAGCAAGCATTTATTTGATACTTTGGATGAAGTACAAGATTATGCAACAAACTGGTTGTGGCATTACAACCATGAAAGACCACATCAAGCTAACAAAGGAAAGCCACCTCTAATGGCTGCTTAA
- a CDS encoding pilin has product MIVVAIIGILAAVALPAYQDYTVRAKVSEGILAASSCRTAVTEAIQNGMIPEQGKWGCEQGVTAQDAIGSNPPVQAERASKFVSTIKVSSEPATPGQITVKFEKLNELKAASESSITMVPLTASNVALKGNYDEDADKWDFGNVAAATISEWACGPAASGNGTPTPAKYLPASCRVNLDGNPPINNRS; this is encoded by the coding sequence ATGATCGTTGTTGCGATTATCGGTATTCTTGCTGCAGTAGCACTTCCTGCGTACCAAGACTATACAGTACGTGCAAAAGTGTCTGAAGGTATTCTTGCTGCGTCGTCTTGCCGTACTGCGGTAACAGAAGCAATTCAAAATGGCATGATTCCTGAGCAAGGTAAATGGGGTTGTGAACAAGGAGTAACGGCTCAAGATGCAATTGGAAGTAATCCTCCTGTACAAGCAGAACGTGCATCTAAATTTGTTTCAACAATTAAAGTAAGCTCAGAGCCAGCGACACCAGGTCAGATTACTGTGAAGTTTGAAAAACTAAACGAATTAAAAGCTGCTTCTGAGAGTTCAATTACGATGGTTCCTTTAACTGCGTCTAATGTAGCATTAAAAGGTAATTACGATGAGGATGCAGATAAGTGGGATTTTGGTAATGTTGCTGCAGCAACTATTTCTGAGTGGGCTTGTGGGCCAGCTGCTTCAGGTAATGGTACACCAACACCAGCGAAGTACCTACCAGCTAGCTGTCGTGTAAATTTAGATGGTAATCCTCCCATAAATAACCGAAGTTAA
- a CDS encoding acyltransferase family protein, producing MKSEYQSHIDILRALAVLLVILNHLDFSFFSGGFIGVDVFFVISGYLITKNILSEKKKSGSFSFKHFYQRRVLRLAPAFFTVLSICSIAFYFILTPEEWFQYLKTAAATVTLTSNIYYTTLLNDYFSISGKSTPLLHIWSLSLEEQFYLIWPLLLLGIIQLSKNFKIFSLFFITILSLITSHLLIQSNPIAAYYLLPSRIFEFTIGAALVFLPSSNLDKNTSILLSILFIFIIVASSSFIDSRSLFPSFTALLPCLSAAGFIYFGKYSTGLSTKWIEYIGKISYPMYLWHWPIIVYLTILSISLNLIVKILILVFTIVFSVLTYEKIEKKIKKTSKTATMPIKKLFILPSLFIIFLSTSSSLFHQKEENNNTLDTPIIKCIDQNQHPINDCLMGNKNAEKISVLLIGDSHANAQSGFINHLLLDANLQGYELTKSSSAFLYGLHRSVQNPKSKEIHLISDYYPHNTTVANLIHANKFKYVVMGGYFPHNWKRNLYSTNTTPSTSSSKAFFIEGLKNSITLIENSGAIPVLMNDNPILTDVDVNCHVRSSFSDCSFERKKYEEDFMEWHEILNIIKKEHKNLVVIDFNNIICNKNSCFSSLNNVALYRDNQHLTYAGSKQIGIEYLKQHTNPFQ from the coding sequence ATGAAGTCCGAATATCAATCGCATATCGATATTTTACGTGCACTTGCAGTATTACTAGTAATACTGAATCATTTAGATTTTTCTTTTTTTTCAGGTGGATTTATAGGCGTAGATGTCTTTTTTGTTATTTCAGGATATCTCATTACAAAAAATATTCTGTCGGAAAAAAAGAAATCAGGATCATTTTCTTTCAAACACTTCTACCAAAGAAGAGTGCTACGTCTAGCGCCAGCTTTTTTTACTGTATTATCAATTTGCTCTATTGCTTTTTACTTCATTCTTACCCCTGAAGAATGGTTTCAGTATTTAAAAACAGCAGCAGCAACTGTCACTCTCACATCCAATATTTATTACACCACTTTATTAAACGATTATTTTAGTATTTCAGGGAAATCAACACCTCTCTTACATATTTGGTCTTTAAGCCTAGAAGAGCAATTTTATTTAATTTGGCCGTTATTACTTTTAGGGATCATTCAACTATCAAAAAATTTTAAAATTTTTTCATTATTTTTTATTACTATACTCTCATTGATTACCTCTCACCTACTAATTCAAAGTAATCCAATTGCTGCCTACTATTTGCTTCCTTCTCGAATATTTGAATTTACAATCGGTGCTGCTTTAGTATTTTTACCTTCTTCAAATCTCGATAAAAATACATCAATATTATTAAGCATTCTTTTTATTTTTATCATTGTTGCATCAAGTTCTTTTATTGATAGTCGATCTCTATTTCCTTCTTTTACAGCCTTACTCCCTTGTCTTTCTGCTGCAGGGTTTATCTACTTTGGAAAGTACTCCACTGGACTTTCAACCAAATGGATAGAGTATATTGGAAAAATTTCATATCCAATGTACTTGTGGCATTGGCCTATTATCGTTTATTTAACAATACTTTCTATTAGTTTAAATTTAATTGTAAAAATTTTAATTTTAGTTTTTACGATTGTATTTTCTGTCTTAACTTATGAAAAAATTGAGAAAAAAATTAAAAAAACTTCAAAAACAGCAACTATGCCCATAAAAAAATTATTTATCCTTCCATCCTTATTTATTATTTTTCTCAGTACAAGTAGTTCACTATTTCACCAAAAAGAAGAAAATAATAATACACTGGATACACCAATCATAAAATGTATTGACCAAAATCAACACCCCATTAACGATTGTTTAATGGGTAATAAAAATGCTGAAAAAATTTCTGTATTATTGATTGGAGATAGTCATGCTAATGCACAATCAGGCTTCATCAATCACCTTTTATTAGATGCCAATTTACAAGGTTATGAACTCACAAAGTCTTCCTCAGCCTTTTTATACGGACTGCACAGATCTGTACAAAATCCAAAAAGCAAGGAGATTCATTTAATATCAGATTATTACCCCCATAACACAACAGTTGCTAATCTCATACATGCAAATAAATTTAAGTATGTCGTTATGGGTGGTTACTTCCCTCATAACTGGAAGCGCAATCTTTACTCTACAAATACAACTCCTTCCACCTCTTCCTCTAAAGCATTCTTTATAGAAGGATTGAAGAATTCTATAACTCTGATTGAAAATTCAGGTGCTATACCTGTTTTAATGAATGACAATCCAATTCTTACAGACGTGGATGTCAACTGTCATGTGAGATCTTCTTTTTCAGATTGCAGTTTTGAAAGAAAAAAATATGAAGAAGACTTTATGGAATGGCATGAAATATTAAACATAATTAAAAAAGAACATAAAAATCTTGTGGTTATAGATTTTAACAATATAATTTGTAATAAGAATTCTTGTTTTTCTTCACTTAATAATGTTGCTTTATATAGAGATAATCAACATCTAACTTACGCTGGTTCTAAGCAAATTGGTATCGAGTACTTAAAACAGCACACAAATCCTTTTCAATAG
- a CDS encoding transposase, giving the protein MNMDIYSATPPVAKKRRTYSKEFKLSIVNACKNPNTSIASVALQHSINANLVSRWIRIFSHHEGAVQDPTHVNPAFIALPYTAAISQPIDERITLCITVPHTNNDIQLKWQTSEIPALAELLKALAT; this is encoded by the coding sequence ATGAACATGGATATATATTCAGCAACACCTCCTGTTGCTAAAAAACGCAGAACATACAGCAAAGAATTCAAACTCAGTATTGTCAATGCCTGCAAAAATCCTAATACCTCGATCGCTTCGGTCGCACTGCAACATAGTATTAATGCCAACCTTGTCAGTCGTTGGATCAGGATCTTCAGCCATCATGAGGGTGCCGTGCAGGATCCTACTCATGTGAATCCAGCATTTATTGCTTTGCCTTACACTGCTGCAATCAGCCAACCTATTGATGAGAGGATCACGTTGTGTATCACCGTGCCTCATACGAATAATGATATTCAGCTAAAATGGCAGACATCAGAAATACCTGCCTTGGCAGAATTACTCAAGGCACTTGCAACATGA
- the tnpB gene encoding IS66 family insertion sequence element accessory protein TnpB (TnpB, as the term is used for proteins encoded by IS66 family insertion elements, is considered an accessory protein, since TnpC, encoded by a neighboring gene, is a DDE family transposase.) — translation MIRIDEIWLSTQPMDMRAGMDTTMAQVVRAFGYIKPHCAYLFCNKRGHRMKVLVHDGLGIWLCARRLEQGKFHWAQVHQGETVALSPEQLQALIQGLPWQRIGRQQVVAML, via the coding sequence ATGATCCGCATTGATGAAATCTGGTTGTCTACTCAGCCCATGGACATGCGTGCAGGTATGGATACGACCATGGCTCAGGTGGTGAGAGCCTTTGGCTACATCAAACCGCATTGTGCTTACCTGTTCTGTAATAAACGTGGCCATCGCATGAAAGTACTGGTACATGATGGATTGGGCATCTGGCTGTGTGCCCGGCGGCTGGAACAGGGCAAATTTCACTGGGCTCAAGTTCACCAAGGTGAAACCGTGGCCCTCAGCCCGGAACAGTTACAGGCACTGATCCAAGGTTTGCCCTGGCAGCGCATTGGACGACAGCAGGTGGTGGCGATGCTTTAA
- the ltrA gene encoding group II intron reverse transcriptase/maturase, giving the protein MNAAVSACAPSSTSWDSIDWIAVQRHVRGLQARIVKAVQDGRHNKAKALQWLLTHSFSGKALAVKRVSENKGKNTAGVDKVTWNTPKAKTGAMMSLKRRGYTPLPLRRVLIPKKNGKMRPLGIPTMKCRAMQALHLLALEPIAETIADRNSYGFRPQRSTADAAAQCFGVLSRKVSAEWVLEGDIQGCFDNISHDWMIANLPMDKVILRKWLKAGYVYQSKLFPSLSGTPQGGIISPVLANMTLDGLETMLAKRFSNAKWTGKKLQLVRYADDFIITGYSKEWLENEVRPAVVEFLAQRGLVLSQEKTKITHIGNGFDFLGWNVRKYNGKLLIKPSKANISAHLDKLRALINANKATRQATLIGLLNPTLRGWANYHSHVVAKKVFNQVDNAVWEMLWRWAVRRHPRKTLRWVKDRYFKVQGARRWVFSCDEQSADGRKRQYTLVSASDTPIVRHIKIKAAANPHDPAWDEYFESRWGKRMLVSAKGRAKLYRVWLKQGGRCCACLKPVTKDTPWHSRHIVKLSHGGTDAVANLEIYHLYCPRNVQFANVNDV; this is encoded by the coding sequence ATGAATGCAGCAGTATCAGCGTGTGCACCTTCCAGCACATCGTGGGACAGCATCGATTGGATTGCTGTACAGCGTCATGTCAGAGGGCTGCAAGCGCGTATTGTGAAGGCGGTACAAGACGGCAGGCATAACAAGGCGAAAGCTTTGCAATGGCTGCTGACTCACTCGTTTAGTGGCAAAGCATTGGCCGTCAAACGAGTGTCTGAAAACAAAGGCAAAAACACGGCTGGGGTCGACAAGGTGACTTGGAATACACCCAAGGCCAAGACCGGTGCGATGATGTCGTTGAAGAGGCGAGGTTACACGCCCCTTCCGCTTCGGAGAGTCCTTATTCCGAAGAAAAATGGCAAGATGAGACCTCTCGGGATACCCACGATGAAATGCCGGGCCATGCAGGCGCTCCATCTGCTGGCTTTGGAACCCATCGCGGAGACCATCGCTGATCGGAACTCTTATGGGTTCAGACCGCAACGCTCAACCGCGGATGCTGCAGCACAGTGCTTTGGTGTGCTGTCAAGAAAAGTAAGTGCGGAGTGGGTGCTAGAGGGTGACATTCAAGGCTGTTTCGACAATATCAGCCATGACTGGATGATCGCCAACCTCCCAATGGACAAGGTGATTCTACGGAAATGGCTCAAAGCCGGTTACGTCTACCAAAGCAAGCTGTTTCCCAGTCTTTCCGGAACACCGCAAGGAGGTATTATCTCCCCGGTGCTGGCCAACATGACCTTGGACGGACTGGAAACGATGCTGGCTAAGAGGTTCTCTAACGCCAAATGGACAGGCAAAAAGCTGCAACTGGTACGGTATGCGGATGATTTCATCATCACGGGGTATTCTAAAGAGTGGCTCGAAAATGAAGTTCGTCCTGCCGTGGTTGAATTTCTGGCGCAGCGCGGTCTCGTGCTCTCTCAGGAAAAGACCAAAATCACGCACATAGGGAACGGGTTCGATTTTCTTGGCTGGAACGTACGTAAGTACAACGGCAAGCTACTGATCAAGCCGTCAAAGGCAAACATCAGCGCTCACCTTGACAAGCTGCGAGCATTAATCAATGCAAACAAAGCGACACGACAGGCCACTTTGATCGGTTTGCTCAACCCGACTCTAAGGGGTTGGGCCAACTATCATAGTCATGTCGTTGCCAAGAAGGTTTTCAACCAGGTAGACAACGCAGTGTGGGAAATGCTCTGGCGATGGGCTGTACGTCGCCACCCTCGCAAGACACTCCGATGGGTCAAAGATCGGTATTTCAAAGTACAAGGAGCGCGTCGATGGGTGTTCTCATGTGATGAACAGTCCGCCGATGGTCGGAAGCGACAATACACATTAGTGTCTGCCTCGGACACGCCAATTGTGCGACATATCAAGATCAAGGCTGCTGCTAACCCTCATGACCCCGCATGGGATGAGTACTTCGAATCCCGATGGGGTAAAAGAATGCTGGTCTCCGCAAAGGGGCGAGCCAAGCTGTATCGGGTGTGGCTAAAACAAGGTGGTCGCTGCTGCGCCTGTCTTAAACCAGTCACCAAAGATACACCATGGCACAGCCGTCATATTGTGAAGCTAAGTCATGGTGGAACGGATGCAGTTGCTAATCTTGAGATTTACCATCTGTATTGTCCGAGGAATGTTCAGTTTGCCAATGTCAACGATGTATAA
- a CDS encoding pilin: protein MQKGFTLIELMIVVAIIGILAAIAIPAYQNYTKRSHVSEGLSLAGGAKTGITEFYSSNNRWPGATGNASVGLAPAGSIKGNAVRSVLVNGSTIVITYNTKVAAGETLIMKGTPSGGGMEWSCSGSTSGTLDPKFRPSNCR, encoded by the coding sequence ATGCAGAAGGGCTTCACGCTCATCGAGCTTATGATTGTGGTCGCTATTATCGGTATTCTTGCTGCAATTGCGATTCCTGCTTATCAGAACTATACGAAACGTTCACACGTTTCTGAAGGTTTAAGTTTGGCTGGTGGTGCTAAAACAGGTATTACTGAGTTTTATTCATCTAATAATCGTTGGCCTGGCGCTACCGGTAATGCTTCAGTTGGCTTGGCACCTGCTGGCAGTATTAAGGGTAATGCTGTAAGATCTGTGCTTGTAAATGGTAGTACGATTGTTATTACTTATAATACTAAAGTTGCTGCAGGCGAAACTTTAATTATGAAAGGTACTCCATCAGGTGGTGGTATGGAGTGGTCTTGTTCCGGTTCAACTAGTGGTACTTTAGATCCTAAATTCCGTCCTTCAAATTGTCGCTAA